The genomic segment TATAATTGCTAGTATTGGAATTCACCTTCCAGAATTTAGGGGTTACAGGAAGAATGTACTTTTAAGTAGGTGCCACAGCGCCTCTTCATCATGAGGTAATAAGGCTTCTTGAAGTGCTGGGGTTCACGTCTGATGTGAATCAAGGGCTGAAAATCACATCCACCAAGATGTAGGCACAGAcacatttctcttttttcctcccacTTCACCAACGGCTATCAAAGTGTACCCCTTCTGTACGGCCAGAGCCCCCACACCAGGCTCATTCCTATTGCTTTAAAATCTGAGAACAGCGTTTGTATATTTCTTTTCATCCACCTGCAGGAACTGGGATCCTGTCATCACAGCCAGAAGAAAATCCGCACTGGTGGAACGCAAACATGGTGTAAGGAGGGGCACCAAGGGGAACAAGTTTATATTCCAAAAATTATGTACAAAGAGGCACCATGAGAGGAAAAGGGAAGGGGATTATACCCCAGACATGGTGTAAGAATGGGGAGTGGACCATGCAAACATGGTCTATTGCTTCCTAGGACAGCAAGAGCAGGGAGTGCTACTACGGCAGATAACATAATTAATCCTTGGTAAAAGGGAAAACCCTATATTGTTCCCTCTGTCTACCACTTCAGCTTTCCCAGGAGCGGTGTTGacaaggtccagagtgacctgtGTCCATTTCAGCTGAAGGCATAGGTTGGTCTAATGATAAACCTCAAGAAAAACTGGGGAGATCCCAGAGGATATCCCCCAAAGGAATAAATTGGGAAATACCATATCAGGTCCTGTGGCTGGTGATGTGCCTGACAGTTCTCTGAGCTTTGGATGGCTACTTCTGTTCAGAGGGGAGACCTAGGAGGGGGAGGTTGGCTTGCTTGTGCTTATACATAGACCCTCTGGACTGCAGTGCTGCaagaggggaagagaagcagaTATAGGTGACAATTTCTATTGCAGCAGCTGGGGCCAAAAAGCTAAGAGATAGAAAAATAGTTCCATTCCTGCAGAGACATTTAATAACAATACTTAGCAATTACATAGGGTAGGTGAGTTCTTCCATTTTACAtagagggaaactgaagcacaaagaaaagCACTTGCCCAACGCTGcccaagtcaatggaaaagccaggattagaatttagaTTTGTGCTCTAGAGCATGATGCCTCATAATTAGGGCTCcatgtttgtcatggaggtcatggaagtcagtgATTCCATGACTTCCTGTGACCTCCGttacttctgcagcggccagtgtggctgatccagggctgcccaagcagctggccccgAAGCCAGCTGCTCAGGaggccctggggacagccacagTGGCCACTGATTgagtggctctgcagccagccgctCAGGCAACCCCGGAGCCAGCCACCATTGGAGCGGCCCCGGCCCTGGAGTCAGCCACACTGACCGTTGCTCTGGTGGCCCCTGGGACCATCTGAGCAGGGCCAATGCAGCTGGGCCTGGGGACTGTTTGAGCAGCAGTCCTGGAGgtggcaggagcagctgcagctcctggcagTCCCAGGGCGGCCGGAGCAGAGGCTGGCCCCCCAGGGCTTCCCCTGCAGTGGCGGCTGGAGCGGCTGCTGGCCCCCCAGGGCTCCTCCTCCGGCAGGAGCCGGAGCAGCCACTGGCCCTTTGGGGCTCCCCCCCACAGCTGGTGCCGTGGGCCCCTGGGGATCCCCCGCCCAGCAGCTGGTGCCAtgggctccacccccaccccccccataaGATTCAATCAGGTATTTATGGCATAAATCACTGACAGGTCACGGacagtgatttttttgtttcctgcccgtgacctgtccatgacttttactaaaaatacccgtgattaAATCGTAGCCGTAGTCAATTAGACcaataaaaagatttcagtaaAAAGGCTAACatccagaaggggaaaaaaaaaacaactgtaaCTGACGCCACTGGAGGTAATCCTTCCTTTGAGTATTCAAGGGGGTGGTATAAGCATCTCATTGAACAAAAAAACCGGTCCCTTCCCTTCTTCGCAGGATTTCCTTCCAGTTCCTTGACCCCAGCCTCACCCCGTGTATGTCAAGGGAAAATGAGTGCTCACAAACTTCTCATCTCTTGCAGTTTCATCCCCTATTGCTCAAGTGATGTTTGGAGTGGTGCCTCTTCCAAATCTGAAAAAAGTGAGTGCTGCCAATAGGCTGGCTGCCAGACAATCATCACACATTAGAGGATATGGCCTGATTTCTCTGAAATTATTCGaatgagagacaagctttttccTGCTGAGAAGCAGGAAAGAATAACAAGTAACCTCCAGACAAAACATCCCTCTCCCCTCATCACATCCTGCAGGGACATGGTTCAGAGCCCCTGCATGCAGGGATGTCACAGATGTACATCTAGTCCCTGCAGGTTGCACCTGGAGTTCCTGAAGCAGCCTTTCCTTTTAGATAAGCCTCTCCCACCCTGCATACACTGCAAATTAAATGGAGTGGCTGGGGCACCATGGCTTGTAATGTGTCTTCTCATATTGCGGACCTGAGTGATAAGTGTAATGAATTCAGTCTCATTCTTGTCCCAAATGGATGTGAAGCTCACCCATTGTTGGGCAGGAGCTGCTTGCAATTTGGCCTGCAAGACAAAAACCTGTGCATTATAATATAATATGATGCTGCTGCCTGATGATACTGGTTTTGGATCAACACAATGTCACTGTGACAACAGTGCAACATTGTGATGTCTCCTTGGCACACACAGATGGACATTTCCTTATGCAGATAAAATTAAAGATCTTTAACATCCTGCAGATGAATCATGCCACCTCAGGATATGATGAGTCTTAAAAGATAACCAGAATTAGTACTTGGATGTGAGACCGCTACAGAAGACTAAAGGGGGCTTATTTTCTCACTTACACTGGATaaatctccattgactttagtcaAGTTATTCCTGACATAGCCTGGTGTAACTAAGAGGAGCATCAGCCCGAAGGTGCTGCACGAAGTAGTACTAGTAATTCAGCAGGACATATGCTTTCCTCTGAATCAGTGCTTGATCCAATGCCATACTGTCAGCCATTGTGCTGCTGGATGTGTCGTCTTTCCACTGATGTGAAATTGATATTCTGACCACTTGTGGGTGCCCACGACAGTTTTTGCAAGAACAGAGGCATTAGctctggtgtcctggccaaattccaagtGAGATAATGAAATATTCTCCCTTTCTAAATTTCCCCTGTAGTTTCAATTGGCTATAATATTCTTTTTCACTTCCTATCCTGTTGTTCAGTATTGCTGTGCAACAGTTAAGCAGCTACTGTCTCTCACCTCAGAGCAACTGTGGGATGGGCATGAGTGAGGGAAGCCTCCTCAGCAAAGTTTTAGCCTACACCTCACAGTCCTATTGATGGTGAACTCTTTCTTTTCCAGATGAATATGCCTTCATGGGAGCCCTCATAATACAAGAGGTAGTAAAGGAGCTGGTGGGAAAAGGCCTTAATAATGCAAAGGTACTACTCCTGGCCGGAAGCAGGTAAGTGTCTGCATAAGATTGTCCTACAATGAAGAGATAAAGAATATGAAAGAGCAACTGCAATGGAGCACTGTCTTTACAGGAGATTAGTCATGGGAGATTAGTTCCCAGACACTGCCTGTAGGTGGTGCTACGAGGAGTGAGGCAGAAGCACTGGTAGGGGAAAGCTCGCACAAATACTCCTCTCAGCCTCTTCCTGTAAGAGCTGCAAAGGGAATGATGTAGAAATACTGGCTTTTGGTTCAGAGGAATTTATTTATGGGGAAAGAATATTAGACAATAATAGAAACAGATGGAAAATTTTGTCTCCAAATTTCAGGGTCTTTCTATTTTGAGCTGCCAAAGCTCTTGCTAATAACAGGAAAGAGCTATGccagaaagaagaaaataaaatggatgGCTTTTGGTTGCTGAACTAGTTAGCATTGATTTTATTTCTGAGAATTTATGAAGTGAGGAAATAACTTGCTGACTAGTGACTAGATTATGCCCTTACTGACTGGTCAAATTGCTCAATGCATCAAAACTGTAAAAGGAGTATGTATCGTAGCTGTCTTGCAACTATGTCAGGTCTGTAACTGAATTAGTGATCTTCTCATTGCAGTGCTGGGGGAACTGGGGTGCTTCTGAATGTGGATCGAGTAGCAGAGCAGCTGGAGGAGATGGGTTATCAAGGGATTCAGGTCCGAGGGCTGGCAGATTCTGGCTGGTTCCTGGATAATAAACAGTACCGCAGAACTGACTGTATTGATACCATAACCTGTGCCCCAACAGAAGCTATTAGGAGAGGAATCAGGTACAATAAACTATTCTAAATTACCCTTCCCCAAGAGCTAAGGATGAGGAGAAATCCTGAGGCAGGGCTCTGACACTCTTCCTGTCTTCCTTGCgtcctttttgtatttttaagataCCTATCACATGCCTCACCCTTTGTTAATGAGCTTCTAcctctaaagaaaaaaaacatcatTTCAAAGGCATATTCACGAGACTGTGTGACATTACAGACACTGTATTGAGTAACACAATACATTGATGTGACCTGACAGACACAGGGAAGAATGTTGCTGTTAATAAACTGAAATTGCCATCTCTCTAATGCTCCCATCACTGAGTATCTGATTGTTATTTAGGGGAAGGTGCCATACCCTAGGATCATAAAAGCAAGTGATGGGAAAAGTCCTATCAGAGTAGCCAGTCCACCTCCAGAACAGAGAGTATCACTGGCTAATGAAATGCCAGCTCTCCTCCTTCTCATTTATAAGTCAAGTTTGATTAAATAGTACTGCTTAATTTGATTAAATTCACACCTGCTTGCCTTCCAGCTGAATCAAGAAAGGTTAGCTCTGTTCTTCTGTGCACGGTTTTTTGCATTCACTGCTTCATTCGTGCACAGAGGACTCTCCAACTGCAACCAGCAAATGCCCCAGTGTTCTAGTGAATAGGAGATATTCCAAGCAGAATGAGACTGCATGGCACCATGGCACTAACCCCACCATTGCTATATCTTTCAGATATTGGAATGGCATTGTTCCTGAACGCTGCAAACTGCAGTTTaaagagggagaggaatggaATTGCTTTTTTGGCTATAAAATTTATCCCACTCTTCGATGTAAGTGCAAAAAGAAAGGCCTACCTGCCTGAGAGTCTGAAATTGGTCCTAGGCAGTTCCTTCATTTACTGCTGTTAACCTGATGAAGACTCTCTCCAATTCTTTTTCCCTCTAGGTCCAGTCTTTGTTGTGCAGTGGCTCTTTGATGAGGCCCAGCTCACTGTAGATAATGTGCACCTAACTGGACAGCCTGTCCAGGAGGGGCAGTGGCTCTACATCCAGAATCTGGGCCGGGAGCTAAGAAATACCCTGAAGGATGTGACGTGAGTACTGCAGTAGGAAAAGCTGGGGTGTTTTTCCCCCTAAGAGAAGTCCTGCATAAGCTGTTTTGTGGGAAGTTCACAATGGCTCTCTTGATACCAATGTGATTTATTTGGTATCTGTACCTAATCTGCATCAGGAAACATGCTCTTAACATATCTGAAAAAAAATGAGGCGGGAACAGAGTTCTACAGGGGTGTTTTAAGAGACACTGATCATAAAACACCCCGGCAACAGGTGAAAGGATGACATGAAGCCTCTCGTATGTCTTAGATGCTTCATGCTAGATCAGCTGTTCATGGGAGTCACTGTAGCACCTATGAGCCCCTATAAATGCACCCAACCAATAAGCTATGGAAACGTGCCATTTTCTGAAACTTCCATCCTGTTCTAgtctattcagattcttatatCATGCCCAGCACTGTGGTATCCAAGCATCATGCCAGGGACAGCAGAACTTCTAGCCAATTCCAGGACAGGGGCAGAAATTATCTGTGAGATGAGTCACCTTTTTGCCTTCTCACCATACCTGATCTGTGTTTTCCTTTCAGTGCTAGTTTCGCTCCAGCATGTTTGTCTCATGAGATCATTACGCGCAAGTAAGTGTCTCTCTTCACGGAGTCTATGAAATGTCATGAGTTAGCAAGAAAGGGAATATGGTAATACTGATACCCTAACCCACTGATACAATCTTTTGGTTTGATTTTGCAGTCACTGGACAGACATTCAGGTGAAAGGAACTTCGTTACCccgtgccctgcattgctgggaCCGCAGCCTGcatgacagcaacaaaaatgggaAAGCCCCTTTGAAGGGTTGCCCAATCCACCTGATTGACAGCTGTCCCTGGCCCCACTGTAACCCCTCATGCCCTACCATCCGGGACCAGTTTACGGGGCAGGAGATGAATGTGATCCAGTTCCTCATGCACATGGGTTTTGATGTTCAGAAGATGGCACAGCAACAGGGCCTGGAGCCCAGTAAACTTCTGGGGATGCTGAGCAGTGATAGCTAGAAAGGGTTCTCTATGAAAGGGCAGAATGATCAGATAAGGAGAGGGAGCCTCTAAGCTTCTCTCCCAAACTCTTTAACCTTCTCCATTCTCATGCAGgcacacttacacacatgcacactcacaAGCACACTTAGTGtgtgtcaagaaaaaaaaaaagaacagattctTGCTTACACCATTTGACTGAACCTCATTACCTCTAAACTTCAGGGCCTAGTCTTGGCTGTTCAGAATCTCTTTCTGTGATACACAAGGTGGCCTGAAGCAGGGAGCAGCAATGCCATAAACACCAGCTTTGAGAACCCTTCCCAAGAGCTAAAAGGACTCTTACCCTTGCTGAGAATGTTTCACATCATAGACTTACAACATATGGTGAAAAAAGCACTGGATTTTTTTGTCCAATTAGAAGTGAAGGATTACATGACTTCCTAGAGGTCAACATCTCATGATGTATCATAATGTACAAACCAAGGACATGTGCTAGGAACGGACACTCTTATACTcaatttacttttttattattttataaaatgacttttttattacttatttttaaaaaaattaagcaagaaatataaaattaatgaTATTGTTTtgtaacatattttttttaaataatgaaaaaaccTCCTGCTACTATGGCAATGTGggcatatttattttaatatgtaaaTGCTATTTATAAGGGCTGACCAGAGAACTGCTCATATGTCTTAGTAAAGTTTTAAATACTACTCCTGGGGATGGGGTTTTCTTCTGATCACATGTGTGGGAGAGGGCAGTATTggcattattataattattattagatTCCAATGTTCCCCTTGTAATATGTTTGTTGTTATTTCTGGAATGGAAAGGATGTAATGCACGGTCTAGTTACAGAACTTGGTAGTCAGAATTCACTATGGCACTGATTAATACAGGATCACAGTTCCAGACTATGAGCAGAGCTGAAACTCAAGTAAATAGTTTCAAATATTAAGTGTTTAAAAATCTTTACATTCATAGATTCTAGGGCCAGAAGGAAgcactctgatcatctagtctgacctcctgtagaacacaagcCTCTgcaaaatcattcctagagcagatcctttagaaaaacattcaaacttgatttaaaaatggtcagtgatagagaatccaccttGACgctgggtaagttgttccaagggttaattactctcactgttaacattttacaccttatttcagtcagtatttgtctagcttcaacttccagtcactggttcattttatacctttctctgggggactgaagagcccattattaaatattggtagttacagactgtaatcaagtcatcccttaactcTCTCTCTGTTAAGATAACTCCAATTACAGTCCTTGGGTCTAccgctataaggcatgttttctaatcctttaatcattcttgtggctcttctctgaacgctctctccaatttatcaacatcctcctcgAACAGTAGAcaccaggactggacacagtattccagcagtggtcacactagtgccaaattcagaggtaaaatatCCTGCCTACTCCTACTCCTGTTAGAAATCAGCCATGTCTACCAGTTTCACAATGAGAAAGTGTATAAGCTCAAGGGCCAGTTCTGGCCCCCTATATGCTGCACAGAAGGGATTTAAAGAAATCGCAACAGGCTGGGGAAGAATTTCTCTGGCACAAGAGCAGCATCCAGCCACCCTACTCTGATCCCATAGCATAATGTGTATGGGGAGATGTCCT from the Chelonia mydas isolate rCheMyd1 chromosome 14, rCheMyd1.pri.v2, whole genome shotgun sequence genome contains:
- the NOTUM gene encoding palmitoleoyl-protein carboxylesterase NOTUM isoform X1, yielding MRVVWDEKESPCAKKSRAPPSPAAEPGHQSPAPANYAQALPSPLIGAGLSGATRPCAALGTAGAGPGQRPQLRPARGRQSPRSTARPQGLVPPGPGAPASLQPSGAGGRARPCAQLLCSFPRRWLRVAMGRGTVQVLLLLGLLHWGPGGEGRKNWRRRGQQPAAAAAARERSEATGQPVESFPLDFTAVEGNMDSFMAQIKSLAQSLYPCSAQNLHHELRLHLLLNSSVTCNDGSPAGYYLKESKGSRRWLLFLEGGWYCFNRENCDTRYDTMRRLMSSKEWPITKTGTGILSSQPEENPHWWNANMVFIPYCSSDVWSGASSKSEKNEYAFMGALIIQEVVKELVGKGLNNAKVLLLAGSSAGGTGVLLNVDRVAEQLEEMGYQGIQVRGLADSGWFLDNKQYRRTDCIDTITCAPTEAIRRGIRYWNGIVPERCKLQFKEGEEWNCFFGYKIYPTLRCPVFVVQWLFDEAQLTVDNVHLTGQPVQEGQWLYIQNLGRELRNTLKDVTASFAPACLSHEIITRNHWTDIQVKGTSLPRALHCWDRSLHDSNKNGKAPLKGCPIHLIDSCPWPHCNPSCPTIRDQFTGQEMNVIQFLMHMGFDVQKMAQQQGLEPSKLLGMLSSDS
- the NOTUM gene encoding palmitoleoyl-protein carboxylesterase NOTUM isoform X2, yielding MGRGTVQVLLLLGLLHWGPGGEGRKNWRRRGQQPAAAAAARERSEATGQPVESFPLDFTAVEGNMDSFMAQIKSLAQSLYPCSAQNLHHELRLHLLLNSSVTCNDGSPAGYYLKESKGSRRWLLFLEGGWYCFNRENCDTRYDTMRRLMSSKEWPITKTGTGILSSQPEENPHWWNANMVFIPYCSSDVWSGASSKSEKNEYAFMGALIIQEVVKELVGKGLNNAKVLLLAGSSAGGTGVLLNVDRVAEQLEEMGYQGIQVRGLADSGWFLDNKQYRRTDCIDTITCAPTEAIRRGIRYWNGIVPERCKLQFKEGEEWNCFFGYKIYPTLRCPVFVVQWLFDEAQLTVDNVHLTGQPVQEGQWLYIQNLGRELRNTLKDVTASFAPACLSHEIITRNHWTDIQVKGTSLPRALHCWDRSLHDSNKNGKAPLKGCPIHLIDSCPWPHCNPSCPTIRDQFTGQEMNVIQFLMHMGFDVQKMAQQQGLEPSKLLGMLSSDS